From a single Oreochromis niloticus isolate F11D_XX linkage group LG3, O_niloticus_UMD_NMBU, whole genome shotgun sequence genomic region:
- the LOC112846322 gene encoding zinc finger protein 430-like, translating into QLIHSRFKPYSCDECGKSFTRAGHLKKHQLIHRGVKPYSCDECGKSFTRAGDLKRHQLIHSGVRPYSCELCGKSFTQAGSLKTHQLIHSGVKPYSCDECGKSFTRGGDLKRHQLIRSGVKPYSCDECGKYFTRGGDLKRHQLIHSGFKPYSCELCGKSFTQAESLKTHQLIHSGFKPYSCELCGKPFTRAGDLKK; encoded by the coding sequence caactcatccacagtagatttaaaccttacagctgtgatgagtgtgggaagtcTTTTACTCgggctggacacttaaaaaaacaccaactcatccacaggggagttaaaccttacagctgtgatgagtgtgggaagtcttttacccgggctggagacttaaaaagacaccaactcatccacagtggagttcgaccttacagctgtgagttgtgtggaaagtcttttacccaggctggaagcttaaaaacacaccaactcatccacagtggagttaaaccttacagctgtgatgagtgtgggaagtcttttacccggggtggagacttaaaaagacaccaactcatccgcagtggagttaaaccatacagctgtgatgagtgtgggaagtaTTTTACCCGGGGTGgagacttaaaaagacaccaactcatccacagtggatttaaaccttacagctgtgagttgtgtggaaagtcttttacccaggctgaaagcttaaaaacacaccaactcatccacagtggatttaaaccttacagctgtgagttgtgtggaaagccttttacccgggctggagacttaaaaaaa